ATGAAAGAATTGAAGCAAATCCACTCCCAGATGATCCGCACCGGTCTCATCCGCTCCCCCGTCGAACGCCGCCGGCTCCTCTCCTTCTGCTGCACCCAGCAGTCCGGCGAAATGGACTACGCTCGCCTCCTATTCGACGAAATGCCCAACCCAGACCTCTTCGATTGGAACTCCATGATCCGGGGCTACTCCAACCGTCACTTCCCCGAAGCCGCGGTATTGGTTTACGTGGAGATGCTAGCACGAGGCTTCGTGCCCGACGACTACACCTTCCCTTTCTTGCTCAAGGCCTTCACTCGAGACGCGGCCGTTGAGCTGGGAGACGAGCTCCATGCTCACGCGCTCAAGTTCGGTCTAAGCTCCAATGCCCACGTTCGGAACGCATTGATCCGTATGTACTCCACCAGCGGGGAGATCGATACTGCTCGCGAGCTATTTGAAAGGAGTTCTAAGCGAGATGCGGTCATGTGGAATGCTATGATCTCTGGCTACAATAGAAGCAAGCAATTCGTGGAATCACTCAAACTTTTTGAGGGGATGATGAAAGCTAGTGTGCCTCCCACTCCGGTGACTTACATTTCGGTGCTGTCGGCCTGTGCAAGATCGAAACATTTGGAGTATGGAGCTCGAATTCATGGCGTCATCAAGGAGAGCGGGATGCTGCCAAACTTGAAGATAGAGAATgcgttgatcgatatgtacgcCGAATGCGGGGACATGGATGAGGCCTGGAGATTGTTCGAGGGTATGAAAGTCCAAGATGTGATATCCTGGACAGCAGTGGTTGCTGGATTTGCTGATTCAGGAGAGATTGATCGAGCTAGAATGCTTTTTGATCAGATGCCAGAAAGGGATTCCATATCGTGGACGGCCATGATCGATGGTTACGTTCGGGCAAGCCGTTTTAAGGAGGCTCTGGAGATTTTTCGGGTCATGCAGGTTGCGAACGTGAGGCCGGATGAATTCACCATGGTCGGCGTGCTCGCCGCCTGTGCACAGTTGGGCGCACTTGGAGTGGGGGAATGGATGAGGCTTTACATGGAGCGCAACAAGATCAGAATCGACATTTTCGTGGGCAATGCTCTTATCGACATGTATTCCAAGTGTGGCAGCGTGGAGCGTGCTCTCGAGATCTTCAATATGATGCATCGGCGAGACAAGTATACATGGACTGCGATCATCATGGGTCTCGCAGTGAACGGACGCGAGGAAGAGGCTCTCGATCTCTTCTCCAAGATGCTTGGAACTTCAGTGAGACCTGACGAGATAACCTACATTGGTGTTCTCTCAGCTTGTACTCACGCTGGTTTGGTCGACGAGGGCAGGGAGTTCTTTTCAAGCATGATCACAGAACATGGGATCATGCCCAATGTCGCACATTACGGGTGCTTGGTGGATCTCCTGGCTCGAGCCGGGCAGCTAGAAGAGGCATTGGAGACCATAAACAATATGCCCATGAAACCAAATTCCACTGTTTGGGGAGCTCTCCTTGGGGCTTGCAGAATTCATAGGGATGTCGAAATGGCTGAGCTGGCTGCCGAACATCTTCTTGAGTTGGATCCTGAGAATAATGCTGCCTACGTGCTCCTGTCCAATATATACGCCAAGTGTGGTAAATGGGATGAGGTGCGCAAGGTGAGACAGATGATGATGGATAGGGGGATTAAGAAGACACCTGGTTGTAGTCTGATAGAGGTGAATGGGGAGGTTCATGAATTTGTTGCTGGAGATAGGTCTCATCCGGGATCCGACCGAATTTATTCCAAGTTGGAAGAGATGGGCAAGGAGCTGAAATTTGCTGGCTATGTGCCGGATACCTCGGAGGTCTTTCTGGAtgtaggagaagaggagaaagaaaatgcTGTTTATTGGCACAGTGAGAAGTTGGCAATTGCCTTTGGACTGATCAGTTTGCAGTCGGGTGTGATAATTAGAGTTGTGAAAAATTTGAGAATGTGTTTTGATTGTCACAATGCAGTACAGTTTGTGTCTGCAGTGTACGATAGAGAAATCGTCGTGAGGGATCGAACCCGCTTCCACCATTTCAGGGGTGGATTGTGTTCTTGCAATGATTATTGGTAATTAGTTTTGCATCATGAATAAACAAAGCAGTTCTAGGGTTTTCAAACTTGGCATCCTCCAGCAGACATAGGTATAATCAAACATTTTATTCCATCAACTGTATGGCCAGGTAAATGGGTTTTTGCTACTTAAATTTCCAACGCCAGGTCCCTTGAAAAGTCCAAGCATGAAATcgtcttgttcttcttctagtTTTAGAGCTAATTTCATACCATCATCTAAGGCTATTTAGTTATTTGCAAAAGTCTAACCACAGATTGCAGCTTTTGTGCCTTTTCTTTAATTCGACTTTATTTTTGCAACTCTTCCAGACTTCTATGAGTTCAGATCATCTCCAACCTGAACCGGGGATGGTCAGATTTCCAATCACAGCCATCAGCAATTCAACTTCCATTCAGTCTTTCCTCATCAGATCTTTCTCTTACTAAGCTGCACTCGTTCAAATCATCCAAAGAGGTTTAACTTAAAAACCATCCCCTAATTTCAGTTGTTTTCAAATCGATATTCAGGCTTACATAGATCTCTCTCAAGGCCATCAATTAGAAATAGCCCTGCTCGTGGATCTTTTCATTTCTAATTATGTACTACTTACTCCGCATTCGGTCGCTCTTGCACCATTAAAATTGAAATGTAGCACTCACTATTACTGCACATCATGATTCAATATTCTTGGAGGATTGCAATCATAATCTTGGCAATGGTTACACTAGTACAATAGTAAAGATACGATCAACATAATTATCGCCACACGTTATTCATGAGAAGTTGTTACCCCGCTGTTAATGCACGATTAGTAGTTATAATACGGTTATGATGCTTTTTGGTAAAATAGGTAAGGGACACCATTCTCATCTTATATTTATAGGGATGGTCGGGGGATCCAGAAAGTATGCATTCCtaagctttcatttttttctagtGCACTTCTCCGCTCtcattctctctttcttttccattGCTGCTCCAGGTTTCTATAGACTTAAGCATTAGAGGGTTTTCCGCCGGAAACCTTCTGACAAGTGGATTTTTGTGCAGATTGATCTCCTGCCTTCTTTCTTGGTTTCGGTCGACCTCATCACACTTAGGTGTCAACCGATCTTGACATATCTCGATTTTAGCTGGCCTCGGAACACCTTAGGCGGTGCCCGACCTCAACTCAGATCCTAGCAGTAACAGTGCCATTGACCGACTTTTCAGGGATGAGATCCATTGCAAACCGCTAAGCACGGGAAGTCTACTACATGCCACCAAGCACATGAGGTGGATGAACTAGTCAGGATTGGAATTCTTCCATCTTATCTATCTATTCTTTCCTCTTTAGCTACCGATCCTCTTTATGAGACAACTTCTCCCTTGCACTTCAACGAAACCTTTCTTTCTCCCAACTGACGGATGAGTGAGAGGCCTGGCATCATTTCCTCATTTGGCATCATAAGCATAGAACACAAACCTAATCTAGGTAGAAGGCTGCTTGATTTTACCTTAATACACTACCCTCATTTTTCAGCAAGAGGTTTACTCTTTGCTTGTCTCACAACAAAGTCCGATTCCTACTACTGCTTCTAAAAGTTAGCAAGTATTAAAGGAAAGGTTTGAATCTCATTTAAAGATCTTGtaaaggagaaaagaaatcaCTTCTTGGACTACCAAGAAGAGTGAAACATTAGGAATGGCAATGGCTCGAGCATGAGTTAGATGGATCATTATTCATGTCGGTCCCATACTTGCCTCGAAGCAGGGCGGATAAAGTTAGGGAGGTTTTCTTCTTGAAAAGGGACCAAATATATCAACATAGAAGTACTTAAGCAAGAAAAGCATAATAACAATGGGAAACGAGTTAGTGGGTGCAGGGGAGTCAAAACTCAAGCTATTCTCCCTCCCTGATCTCTCTCCTACGATATACAATATTAGGCTACAGAACAATGTTATAGGGCTCCCATAATATGCATATGAACATTCTTCTAGCTATACACGAGTGAGTTGATTATAAAATTAGTAAATCAAGAGTTGCGGGCCCAAGGAAATTCAGTGTATATACAAAGAGCACCCCCGAAGCATTTGAAGCAATGTCAACAACTGAATCGCCGACATTGATTCGTGGGCTCCGGTACATCCACGGGTGAACAATTTCGCATACGAACGGCTCAATCAAGACCCAACGATAACAGTAGAAGGAAACTTACATATACGTTCCTTTTATTTAGCGAGGAAAGATAATCAGATCGTGTCGCACCGTTCGATCGTATCCCACTGCCTCTTCTACTCACGGACCTCCTCTTGCACCCCCTTTCTCCCAGAAACCCTAACCTCTTCCTTCCAATTCGATCGATCGAAACCCCCCGATCCTTTTaccatttcttttctctttaaTTATCCTCCTTTTTGATCGAGACCCGGTCCCAGCCTGGAGAAATTTCTTTGATTGCAattcttttctttaaatttaAACAAAAGGAAGGAACGGATTGGTGGGCGATGGCGGGGTCGAGCTCATGGTCGCGGGCTTTGATGCTGATTTCGCCCTATACGTTCGCTTCCATCGGGATCGCGATCTCCATCGGCGTTTCCGTCCTCGGGGCAGCTTGGTGATCATCCGATCGAGTtctttccctctttcttcttgcttcctttttccgcttctttttatctttcttttataATTATTGTCTTCTTATCAATTTCTATGCTTTTTAATTCATTCAGGGGAATTTATATAACGGGGAGCAGCTTAATTGGTGCGGCGATCAAAGCTCCAAGAATCACCTCAAAGAATCTCATTAGGTATGTTGTTCCCCTTCAATAACCTAGAAATTTTCTTACATAGGATAAATAATAATCGGTTGCAATGTTCTTGTGGAATCTGTTGTGCTTGCCGTTCGTGCAAAATTACATTCATCTGGCTACTGGTTCTCTAAAAACTTTTtgtaaataaaaatagaaatatttctTGTTAGATATCTATCCAGTTGAATTTGATTCTTGGTATAAGTTGTGGACAGGAAAGAGTTTGTTCGAAACTAACTTGGAACATAGATTACCTTCAAGCCACTATTGTCAGGGAGCTTGTTTAGGGTGTGAAAGCATTTTATTGTGACATAATGAAGTCCCCTTCTCTTAGGCCTGCTATGTTATTTATGTTTTGTTGAAAATCAATTCGGAAGATGGAATCAGTTTTACTATTTGTAGCTATTCCTGTTTATGGAGTACATTATTTGAAGATATAAGTTCTCAGAACATCCTAATCTTGTAGATGAGTTCATCTGATAGTGTTTTCCCAGCAACTGGAAAATGCCTATTAAGATAGCATGCAGCAAAACAATCAGCATAGATGGACCAAAAAGTTCGGTTGAAGTAGTAACTCGTCTCTTATTCACTCATTAGACATGTACAAGATATCTCTCAAGAAGAGttatattcaaaagcattaaCTTTCCAGAACCATTGCTATTTTTATGTGGTTTTACACAGGCTTAGGCATGCAGCTTTTGACTTCCAGTGTCTGATTCGCTTGTCAGAATATTTGGCATTTATATTTGAAATTCTTTTTACCAACTTAAATAATAATATGTAATTAGAAATCATTTGGATTCTTTTGCTGGAAAGGCAAAGAAAATATTTCccatttctattttttaaatgtAAGCAGCCTGAACGGGGGACAAAGTGATGGGTAATGATGTACATAGTTTTGTCATGCGCAAGAAACAATAGTGCAAACTTGCATACTAGTGACATCCTTCACTCACTCCTGGTTGTGAAGGGTTTGAAGATTTGCATAggcaaaaaaataaaggatagGGATAGTTTTAGAAATCAAAGAAGGTTAAAATTAAAGTTCACTGCACTAGGATTTGTGAGGTAGTAGCCCATGCATGTGGGTCTTAACATGCAACCCAGAATAAAATCCTTAATGAATCAGTGAAAAAATGGCGAGGGTGAGAGCATTCAAGGTCATGTTAGAGATGGGATATCTGGGTCCAAGTGTGGGCTATGGTTTGCATGGTAAACCTTGCAAATGGATCCTGGACAACAAAAATGGTAAAACGTTGCCCAAAATCCATAGGAAGAAGACCAAATATACCAAATAAAGGAAAATATGTCAAATAAGGGAACTCACTAGCTATTGGTGTCGGTTCTTCTTAGCTGTCAGATGATCTGTGTCAATGTATATGGTATGTAAAGAAATGCTTATAACTAATCTTTTTCTGCATTGATTGTGTTATTAGGAATAAATGGTTAGGAAGCCTTTATTTTAAGTTGATCATGGCAAAGACTGATTGTTATAACAATAAGTGCCAAAACTAGGCCACTAGACTTTGAATATGAGTATTTGGTAGGAGGCAATGGAATAACCCTAATTAGGAGCTAGGCCATGAACAAGCAATAGAGACAATCTGTTCATATGCATATAATTGTCCTTTGGTAATCAGGTAACTTCCAAGGTGCAAGAAAATAAATGGGTAGGCCCTTAGGCTTGGAGCTGAGGATGACAGATTTGTGTCGATGAGATGAACTTAACAAAACTAGATGAAACTATAAAGAAGAACTCCAAGATGCTTTGTGATACCAGGCATACTCTTTAGTTATGATAAAGGGAAGCTTGTTGTTGAATAATTTACTGCATAGAGAGGACTAACTGGGGGCCAGACACCTCATCATTTCTTTAGTCGAGGCAAGATTTCCTTTTTATGATAAAAATACATTAACATAGTTCATGACTGTCATTACTGAAATCATAGTCTCCCAGGTAGGTGATTTTAATTATAAACATGGTTCGTTTTGTGCTCAAACTGGATCTTGAATTACAGATAGAATTAAGTGGCTCTCTAATACTAAATCTATGGGATTAGATCAGTAGCTTGATAACTAAAAGGTTAATGTAGCAAGGAGTACCCTTCTATGTCTAGGGTATAACATTGACTTCAGTTGGAACTTCGGTCTGTAGGCCTGTGGTACACCACTTTGTAGCTGTAAAGTATTGATGAGTCAAGTAACATGCTAAGACTACTCAGTTACAATCTCCAACTTGTAGACTACTATTAAGCTTTAGTAGTTATATATTACATAAACATTTCTTTAAGGATTTAATATATAATTGACGGGCTCGAAAATTCTAGTTGATGACCTGTAGACAAGAAATCATCACCAAACTAGGACATTCTGATATTCTTCTTTAAATTAGACAATGCATCATTACAAAGGCACTGCTAAATAGATTACATGCTTGGGTTATGTAAACCATATGAGAAGTGAAGATGGCCAACAATTATTTAGGaaccatttatttatttaaaaattttaccacGGCAGTTTATTTTATATCGTTATACATCATCAACTTAAGCGGCCATtgcttggtgcaatggtaaagGCTTGGGCTGACAAGTGCAATAGTGCAGATTCAAGTCCTAGGGCAATCACTTTGCACCAAAAAATGACAAAGGTTAGACCTATCCCCGGTCCGCCCCTCCCAAGACCCTAGACTGCCAGGACAAGGGAAAATACATCATTGACTTACCTCAACGAGGAAATTTTCTTGTGAATTTGATGCATGTTTATATTCCTGGAAAGGTGCCTATTTTTATCATGCAAGTGAATGTTTGAATTAAGTGTTGACTGTATGTTACTTATTTCACTAAATTATCCTATTTTGAAGAAGAGAACTAATTGAATATAAAACCGTTCAGTACTAAACAATGCCAATACTGAATTCAGTGCCCTATATAAAATCTGCACCTTCGTCATGATGGGTAAGGACTGGAGCTGATAAAACAATCCTTGCATCTGACCTGACATGTGTGCTGTGTGCTcaatttttttgtcaaaattgCCTTAAATGCAATCATAATCGGCATGCCTGGTTTCAGGTTTTGTAGGGTTGAGACTTAAAACTGTATTACTAAAATCAGAATACAAGAAATATATTCACAAAATAAAACTCCAACTAACCAAGAGACTGTGGAGGGAACCCAGAAGTTATATAGGACTGTAGGAGAACAATCTTGATTTCACGAAGAATCATGGACCCAAATTTATAACATTTGTCTGCTCACATGGTCACAAAACCAAAGACTTCTCTACAACTTGGCGTGACATCAAAAGGTTCTCCGGCTGCTTCTTCTGTGTGTGCTGTATCTTTCCATGTGTTTTATTTCTCAGATTCTCTTT
This is a stretch of genomic DNA from Phoenix dactylifera cultivar Barhee BC4 chromosome 9, palm_55x_up_171113_PBpolish2nd_filt_p, whole genome shotgun sequence. It encodes these proteins:
- the LOC103704100 gene encoding putative pentatricopeptide repeat-containing protein At3g15930, coding for MRLPIPWKKNRLPPFTCTNHLYFTTSNLTRLITMLSSPPPPPSSNSLASTHLQSSPQNHQLISILEQCRTMKELKQIHSQMIRTGLIRSPVERRRLLSFCCTQQSGEMDYARLLFDEMPNPDLFDWNSMIRGYSNRHFPEAAVLVYVEMLARGFVPDDYTFPFLLKAFTRDAAVELGDELHAHALKFGLSSNAHVRNALIRMYSTSGEIDTARELFERSSKRDAVMWNAMISGYNRSKQFVESLKLFEGMMKASVPPTPVTYISVLSACARSKHLEYGARIHGVIKESGMLPNLKIENALIDMYAECGDMDEAWRLFEGMKVQDVISWTAVVAGFADSGEIDRARMLFDQMPERDSISWTAMIDGYVRASRFKEALEIFRVMQVANVRPDEFTMVGVLAACAQLGALGVGEWMRLYMERNKIRIDIFVGNALIDMYSKCGSVERALEIFNMMHRRDKYTWTAIIMGLAVNGREEEALDLFSKMLGTSVRPDEITYIGVLSACTHAGLVDEGREFFSSMITEHGIMPNVAHYGCLVDLLARAGQLEEALETINNMPMKPNSTVWGALLGACRIHRDVEMAELAAEHLLELDPENNAAYVLLSNIYAKCGKWDEVRKVRQMMMDRGIKKTPGCSLIEVNGEVHEFVAGDRSHPGSDRIYSKLEEMGKELKFAGYVPDTSEVFLDVGEEEKENAVYWHSEKLAIAFGLISLQSGVIIRVVKNLRMCFDCHNAVQFVSAVYDREIVVRDRTRFHHFRGGLCSCNDYW